The Microvirga lotononidis nucleotide sequence CGCGGCAGGTGCGTCGCGTCGAGGTGATCATTTTCACGTTGATCTCGTTCAGAACAGCCTGTCGGGTCGTCCGCGCGTCATATCCTTCGTTCTCGTGGATGCCTTCTGCTGCGTAGTCGCCGCCATGATGACTGTGTCATCATGGCAGTACACGATGCGTAGCTGGCGCCGTGTTTCTGAGGGTCTCGAGATGCCTCTTGGATATTTCTACATGGTCTTTCCCATCGCGTTTGCTCTGATGGCACTTGCCCACGGATGCCACGCCTATCGCAACATCTTCAGGCGAAACTCACCATGAGCCTTCTGCTGACTCTCGACCTGCTCGGTATGATCGTTCTGATGATCCTTGGCGTTCCGGTCACCTTCGCCATTCTCGGGGCGGCTCTCGTCTATTACACGCTTCATCCCGATACCTCGACTTTGATCATGATGCAGCAGGTTCAGACTGCTCTTCGGTCCTTTCCCCTCCTTGCCATTCCGTTTTTCATCCTTGCCGGGACCACGATGGCCCGGGGAGGGATCGCCGAGAGGATCGTCTCCTTCGCGGATGCGTTGGTCGGTCATTGGCGAGGGGGCCTGGCCCAAGTGGGTGTTCTGAACAGTCTGATCATGGGGAGCATGACCGGCTCCGCAATCGCAGATGCGGCGGTGGATTCCAAAGTCCTCGTTCCGGAGATGCGCAAGCACGGCTATTCCCTGAGCTTCGCATCCGTGATCTCGGCCGCCTCATCGGTGATCGCGCCCGTGCTTCCGCCATCTACCTCCATGATCATCTTCGGTCTCCTGGGAAGCGTCTCAGTTGCCAAGCTCTTCATGGGCGGTGTCATTCCGGCTCTCCTGATCGCAGTCGTCCTCATGGCGACTGTCGCGGTGATCTCGCGGTTGCGTGGCTATGTGCCGGTGAGAGCCAAAAGGCTGCCAGCTTCGGAGATCATGAGAAGCTTCAAAGAGTGCTTCTGGGCACTCATGATGCCCGTATTGCTCCTGCTTGGGCTACGGGCCGGGATCTTCACGATCACGGAGCTTGCGGCGATGGCGGCTTTGTACACCCTAATCGTCAGCGGCTTGATATATCGCAGTGTCAGCCTGCGGGATGTCGGCGTGCTGTTCAAGGAGACGGCACGAACGACATCGGCAGTCCTCATCATCATCGGCGCCTCGGCCTCCTTCTCTTATATCTTTGCGATCGAACAAGTCCCTGTTCACGTGATCGAGCTACTGGCCTCGGTCAGCAGCAGCCCGATCGTCATTATGCTCTGCCTCAATATTGCCTTGCTGCTGATGGGCATGATTATCGAGGGGGCAGCGATCATGATCCTGGCCGCTCCCATCCTGGTTGGTATCGCGAACCATTTCGGCATCGACCCTGTGCATATGGGCGTGATGGTCGTCGTGAACCTGACCATCGGAACGCTGACGCCACCGGTCGGAGCAGTCCTTTATACGGTTTGCGCGATCACCGGCTGTCGCACCGGTGAGTTCATACGTGAGCTCCTGCCGTTTCTGGGGGCGCTGCTCGCCGTTCTGCTCGCGATCACGTTCTACTCGCCACTGATCCTGGCGCTTCCCAATTGGATGTATCAGTAATGCAAGCTACAAGCCCGTACATTTTCCCGTTTCGGCCCTTCCGACATCTCGATCGAAGCATCGAGACAGCGGTGTTCACCGGCTCAAAGACGGTTGGTACAAGTTTCTTCAATCCAATCCTCGATCTGCTTGTGCCAAGTCTCGAAGTCCCTGCGGGTAACGCCCTTGAGGATCGTCTTCTGGAGTTGTTCGTCGATCCCCGGGTCGTCTTCGGCGACCCCGCGTTTATCCGCTCCAGGGCAGACGACTGGAAGCAGAGGTTCCGCAATGTCATTGCCCGTGGAGAGCCCATGCTTTTCAGCATTCTCGGCTTTCCCTACAAAATGCCGGTTCCCTTGAAGACCAACCGGCATTTGGCGGATTTCGGAGAGGTCGCGTCGCTGGCTCGGCTGAATGAAATCGGCAAAGCCATTGCGAGGGTTTACGACCCGGGCGTGAAGATTCACGTGTTTACGGAGGGTCCTTTCAGCCAGCTGAACGGGATGCCGCGGGAACTCGCTGACCAATACTTCAAGTCCCTCCAGAAGGTCGTGGAGCGCTTCGGGTTGGGTGAGCACATCGTTTTGCAGGACTTGAGCCTCATCATCGATGAGCAGCCGGACTTTGCCGATGCCTGGAAGCAGCTGACGGAGGAGATCCGGCAAAGGCGAGATCGTGGCGATCGAGAGACGCTGGACGCGATACGCGATGCATTGCCTGTGCGCTTCCATAACATCGCCAATCCGGGTGTCAGTGAGGACGAACTCAGGCGCGCATACCTCAATGAGGAAAGTGCAACTTCCTTGCGCGCCAGTATTCAGGCGCGGGCGGAGGAGGGGGTGCTGCGCTACCGCGCGTTCCTCGAAGCGCGAGACCGCATAAACCTTCTCGAGCGCTATGCCCCGCATGCGCTCGCCATGACCGTCTCGCCACGTCCGGGCAGGCTCGGTGTCCGGCCTCTTCCGGCACCTGCCGACGTGCTGCCATATCATGGCGTTCCTGTCTGGAATCCGCAACGGCAGATCCTGGAGATCGAGTATCTTTGGGACCTTACCCGCGGCAACGGGCGCTATGAGTGTATCTACCTTGATGGGGATTGTGAGAATAAGCCCTTCCTCTATGTTCGGAGCTGAGCAGTGAACGCCTCAACTCTCGCCTTCGACTTCGGAGGAACAAAGATCGATGTTTGCCGTATGGGGAAGGATGGCTCCATCCTTGTCCGCGATAAGGTGGCGACGGCAAGTCTTGAACCGGGTTCACCATCCTTCCTCCATCGCGCATTCAATCTCATGGCTGAGTACGTCACCGATGGCGACGACAAGATCGGGTTGAGCTGGAACGCGCCGGTCCATGAGGCAAGGCTCACGCAAAGTTCTCTGCTCGGAGGGCCGATCTCGGTAGATCTCGGCGGGATGCTGGTCGAACGCTTCAAACGCTCGGTTCAGGTCGAGAGCGACGTCCACGCGATGGCGCTGGGTGAGTATCGGTTCGGTGCAGGCCGATCCGGGCTGCCATTCCTGCTCATCAACATGGGCTCAGGCGCGGGGCTCGCCTATCATAACGGAACGCTCATGCGCGGCTACAGTGGCGGTGCGGGGCTTGTTTGCAGCGAGCTCTTCGATGTTCCCGAAATCGGCGAGAAGGTGATCGTCGATCGTCTTCTTTCAGGTCGAGGAGTGGCCCATGTGTACCATCGGCTGACCGGTGCAACCCTTACGGCCGCCGAGGTGACAGAAAGAGTAATGGACGATCCCGCGGCTGTGAGAACGTTTGAGATCATTTCAACGTATCTGGGGCGCTACCTCGTCACGATGTGCCGTATCTTCAATCCGAAGACGATCGTCTTCGCCGGATCTGTCGCGCGGGCCTCACAGCACTTCCTTCCTGACGCAATCCGCTATGCGAATGATGTCCTCGAACCAGCCTGCCTTCCTGCGAGTATTGTGGCCTCAACGCTCGAGGCCCCGGCCTGCCGGGGATTGGTCTAGAGAATCCTTCGGTGAGGTGGACCCGGTTCACCGTCAAACAACGCGGTAACGCAAAGTAGAGAGTTAATTCCCCGCACGTGGAAGTGGCTCTAACCGCGCAGCCGTTTCGGCAGTCACTTTCGTCCTTAGCCCTTCCAGGAGTGTATCGCTATGGCTCAGGCAACCAGCCCCTATGTTTTTCCGTTTCGATTGTTCCGAAATCTCGACAAGACCGTGCCTCTCGCTGAACTTTCGGCAGACAGGACGGTTGATCGGACGTTCTTCGAGCCAATGCTCGACGTGCTTGCTCCAGCCTTGTCGGTTCCTGCAGGCGATACACTTGAGGATCGCCTTCTGTCCTTCTTCGCCCAGCCGTCAGTAGTGTTCGGCGATCCCGAGTGGATTCTCTCCCTGGCCGATCAATGGAAAGCCGACTTCCGGTCTTTCATCGAGCGGGGCCAACCCCTGCTCTTCACGATCCTGGGCTTCCCCTTCAAGGCTCCGGTGCCTCTGAAAACCCCGCGCATGCTCCCTGATTTCGGGGAAGTCGTCATGCTGAAGAGGCTTAACGAGATTGGGCGCGCCATCGCTGCCGTCTATGCGCCCGGCGTAAAGATCCATGTCTTTGCCGAAGGTGCCTTCGCTCGCCTGAACGACATTCCGCAATCCGATGCGGATCAGTACTTCCAGGCCCTCG carries:
- a CDS encoding ROK family protein — its product is MGKDGSILVRDKVATASLEPGSPSFLHRAFNLMAEYVTDGDDKIGLSWNAPVHEARLTQSSLLGGPISVDLGGMLVERFKRSVQVESDVHAMALGEYRFGAGRSGLPFLLINMGSGAGLAYHNGTLMRGYSGGAGLVCSELFDVPEIGEKVIVDRLLSGRGVAHVYHRLTGATLTAAEVTERVMDDPAAVRTFEIISTYLGRYLVTMCRIFNPKTIVFAGSVARASQHFLPDAIRYANDVLEPACLPASIVASTLEAPACRGLV
- a CDS encoding L-tyrosine/L-tryptophan isonitrile synthase family protein — its product is MQATSPYIFPFRPFRHLDRSIETAVFTGSKTVGTSFFNPILDLLVPSLEVPAGNALEDRLLELFVDPRVVFGDPAFIRSRADDWKQRFRNVIARGEPMLFSILGFPYKMPVPLKTNRHLADFGEVASLARLNEIGKAIARVYDPGVKIHVFTEGPFSQLNGMPRELADQYFKSLQKVVERFGLGEHIVLQDLSLIIDEQPDFADAWKQLTEEIRQRRDRGDRETLDAIRDALPVRFHNIANPGVSEDELRRAYLNEESATSLRASIQARAEEGVLRYRAFLEARDRINLLERYAPHALAMTVSPRPGRLGVRPLPAPADVLPYHGVPVWNPQRQILEIEYLWDLTRGNGRYECIYLDGDCENKPFLYVRS
- a CDS encoding TRAP transporter small permease — translated: MVRSIVDCLWRGIDDDLPALLMAIITAMISVDVFLRDAAGAHIPNGVEIATYAFVWSVFLGAAGASRRGDHFHVDLVQNSLSGRPRVISFVLVDAFCCVVAAMMTVSSWQYTMRSWRRVSEGLEMPLGYFYMVFPIAFALMALAHGCHAYRNIFRRNSP
- a CDS encoding TRAP transporter large permease, whose product is MSLLLTLDLLGMIVLMILGVPVTFAILGAALVYYTLHPDTSTLIMMQQVQTALRSFPLLAIPFFILAGTTMARGGIAERIVSFADALVGHWRGGLAQVGVLNSLIMGSMTGSAIADAAVDSKVLVPEMRKHGYSLSFASVISAASSVIAPVLPPSTSMIIFGLLGSVSVAKLFMGGVIPALLIAVVLMATVAVISRLRGYVPVRAKRLPASEIMRSFKECFWALMMPVLLLLGLRAGIFTITELAAMAALYTLIVSGLIYRSVSLRDVGVLFKETARTTSAVLIIIGASASFSYIFAIEQVPVHVIELLASVSSSPIVIMLCLNIALLLMGMIIEGAAIMILAAPILVGIANHFGIDPVHMGVMVVVNLTIGTLTPPVGAVLYTVCAITGCRTGEFIRELLPFLGALLAVLLAITFYSPLILALPNWMYQ